A window of Ranitomeya variabilis isolate aRanVar5 chromosome 2, aRanVar5.hap1, whole genome shotgun sequence contains these coding sequences:
- the C2H19orf47 gene encoding uncharacterized protein C19orf47 homolog: MVSVTMATSEWINFFKEAGIPAGPAVNYAVMFVDNRIQKSMLMDLNKDIINELGITAVGDVIAILKHAKVVHRQDICKALTDLSSGASIQSELRRTANSPATRMIANSLRRDSPPSTPVRRPETSTSNISVTVSNKVALKKSLAALSSPAEEDTSAEVPAKRRRVTAEMEGKYIINMPKGTTARTKKILEEQAAKGTSRTSVFDRLGAESKADTTTGAKPTGVFSRLGDPCEEEKSADSDEDTTILQYAGVLKKVSAPVSREKIIPGITIKAKATSSEQKPPITTIKRLAPKISASAPAKLATSKITLAQRLGTVQRVSVEQERKQKKPSAALAQRLGKQQVVAQDSKVSSSKTPKVAFKLPFTIKRTVGKTAGVTSSSDNSSAQMDNTGSVSVFKRLGRKSV, from the exons ATGGTGTCTGTCACAATGG ccacatCTGAATGGATCAACTTCTTCAAAGAAGCCGGGATCCCTGCCGGGCCGGCTGTCAACTACGCTGTGATGTTTGTGGACAACAG GATCCAGAAGTCCATGCTGATGGATCTGAATAAAGACATCATTAATGAACTGGGCATAACAGCAGTGGGGGATGTCATCGCCATCCTGAAGCATGCCAAAGTTGTCCACAGACAG GATATATGTAAAGCTTTGACGGACTTGTCAAGCGGAGCGAGCATTCAGAGTGAGCTCAGGAGGACCGCCAACAGCC ctgccacAAGGATGATTGCCAATAGCCTCAGACGGGATTCTCCCCCATCCACACCTGTCCGCAGGCCGGAGACAAGTACATCCAATATCTCTGTGACCGTGTCCAATAAAGTGGCCCTGAAGAAATCTCTAGCAG CCTTGTCTTCCCCGGCAGAGGAGGACACTAGTGCTGAGGTTCCTGCGAAACGACGCAGGGTGACTGCCGAGATGGAAGGGAAGTATATCATTAATATGCCCAAAGGAACCACTGCACGGACGAAGAAGATCCTGGAGGAACAAGCTGCAAAAG GTACAAGCAGAACATCCGTGtttgacagactgggggcagaaagtAAAGCCGACACAACAACAGGGGCAAAG CCCACAGGAGTGTTTAGTCGATTAGGAGATCCCTGCGAGGAAGAAAAGTCTGCGGACAGTGATGAAGACACCACCATTCTGCAGTATGCAGGTGTTCTCAAAAAAGTGAGTGCTCCGGTCTCTAGAGAGAAAATAATCCCAGGGATTACCATTAAAGCAAAAGCCACCAGTTCAGAGCAGAAGCCGCCCATCACCACCATAAAGAGACTCGCTCCCAAAATCTCTGCAAGTGCGCCCGCTAAACTAGCCACATCAAAGATCACCCTGGCGCAGAGATTGGGCACCGTCCAACGGGTGAGCGTAGAGCAGGAAAGGAAGCAAAAGAAGCCATCTGCTGCCTTGGCCCAGCGTCTGGGGAAACAGCAAGTCGTCGCTCAGGACAGCAAAGTCAGCAGCAGCAAGACCCCAAAAGTAGCATTCAAGCTGCCGTTTACCATCAAGAGGACTGTAGGGAAAACCGCAGGTGTGACCAGCTCCAGCGACAACAGCAGCGCTCAGATGGACAACACTGGGAGCGTCAGTGTCTTTAAGCGGCTGGGGAGGAAATCCGTATGA